CCCGCTCTTTGCCTTTTGACCGTATTACGGATAGGACTGTTTTGCCGCGTATCAGGCGGCTGCTTGTCAGTTCTTCTTCATCCACCAGGGGTTCATCGTCAACAGCGACCAGCTGATCGCCTGCCTCAAGGCCAGCGAGTTTACCCAATTTACCCGGTTCGATCCGGTATTCCTGTCCAAGCGTGGCAACAGACCCTTTACCGTATCTTAGCGTCAGGCCGGTAAATACGACAACCGCCAGCAAGACATTCATGAGAATGCCGCTGAGCATCACAATGATCCGCTGCCATACCGGCTTGTTATGGTACCTGCGGTGCGCAAAAGTACCTTCATGACCTTCCTCATCTTCATGGTTACTTAGCATCCCTGCCATTTTCACATAGCCGCCCAGCGGCAGCCAGCCTATCCCATATTCTGTTCCTTTAAAATGAAACCGGAACAATCTCAACCCCCAGGCATCAAAAAACAGGTAAAACTTCCTGACCCGTATACCAAATGCCTTTGCGGCTAAAAAGTGCCCCAGCTCATGCACCAGCACCAGGAGGGACATTCCGGCCACAAATTGCAATATCATGATCACTATTCGCATCTGTTCTCTTTTGTTAGATTATTCCTCCTCGTCGCCGGTAGCGTTCTCAGAGGAAAGAATGTAAAAGGCACCTTTGGTGACGATCTTGATATCTTTTGGCAAGGCCTTCACCAATCTAATTTCAGTATACCCTAAATCGCTTACGCCGGTCACTACCTCTGCTTTTTCAAAAACATAAGATTTACCGGATGTATCTTCTTCGTCCGTTTCTGATTTTTCTTTTGCGCCAGAACGTTCAGCGACCCTAACCAGATAATAAATATATTCCTTGCCACCGGTTTTGATAACAGCCTCAGTTGGAACGGCTGTAGCCTCCTGCTTGCCCACGTCGATCAATGCCGATACATACATACCCTGGATAAGGTTATTTTTGGCCGCCTGCTCGATCACTGCGTGTGCAATAATGGCCTTGCTTTCGTTTTCAAAGGACTGGTTTACGCCGTAAATTTTCCCGGTGATCTCGCGATTGTTTTGATTGGTGAGGATAAAGCTTACCTGCTGGCCCGCCTTTACTTTAAACAGGTCCTTTTCATAGACCACCAAGTCACAATGCACTTTCGAGTTATCAATAATGTTCATTAGCGGCCTGGCTGGTTCCGCGTAGGAGCCGGTCTGGATCACGATCTTACCTATAGTGCCGCTGATAGGCGCGTATACGGGTATCTGCGTGATAAACCTGCCATGGGCGGCACTTTCCGGGCTAACGCCCACCTGCCGGAGCTGGCGGCTGAGCGCAGAAACTTTGGCCTGCTCGTTTTGTAAGGCAGTTTGCGACTGCTGGTAGATCTTACCGGTGCCTGCATTGGCTTCATTCAATTCCCGCTGGCGCTCGTACTCCTTGGCCGCATAAGACAGGCTGGATAACGCCGCCATATAATCCTGCTGCAACTGTATGAGCTGGTTGTTTTCAATGGTGGCCAGTTTCTGCCCTTTAGAAACATGCTGCCCCTCCAGAACAAACACCTGATTGACAACGCCGCCCATCAGCAGCGTTACCTCGGCTTTGTTTTGCGGCGGTACTTCAAGCTGGCCGCTGGCTTTTACCACTGACTTTAGATTTTTTTGTTCGATACTGCCCAGGCGGATACCAACGGCGTCGAGCTGGCTTTGCGTCAGTGTAACGCCTTCGGGTGCAGCTTTTGGCTTTTCGCTTTTGGCTTCTTCGTTGTCCCCGGTTTTCGGCTGCTGCGAGCAAGACGTGAACATTAGCAATGCAGCAAACATCGCAGCCAAGCCAAGTTGAAATTTTTTAATTATCAATGTATTCATTATAATTTTTCGCTGGAGGTCAAATAATTGAGTTCAATAACGGCCTGGTTATAGTCGCGTAACGCAGACAGATAACTCAGCCTGGTGTTCATGGCCTGCGTCATGTTCTGAATGAACTCGACGTAACCGATCTCGCCTTTGCTGTAGGCAAACTGGGCGATACGGATTTGCTCGGCTGCCTGCTTCAATCCCGCTTCTTCATAGTAGCGAAGCGCCTCGTCAAACTTGGCTAATTGCTGCAAGCCCTGGCTATATTGCTTCGTCAGTACAAGGGTCGCATTCTGCTGCTCGGCCTGAGCGATCTGCTGGCCGACCTGTGCAGCTTTTACCCGGCTTTTCTGCGCCCCGAAGAAAAGCGGAACGGCCACACCGATCTCAAAACCACCGATACGGGTGCCGGGGAAATAATTACGGTTGATGCCTGCCGGATTGAATGCACCGACCAGGAGCTGCTGCCGGTAACCCAATGTCAGGTCCGGCAAATACTTGCTTTTTTCGGCCTGAAGCTGTGCGTCAGCCAGCGTGCTGCGCTGCTGGTAATAGGCTAGCTGCGGATGGCCATCAGTGCTGAGGCTATCTTGTGGCGCAAACCTCAGCTTTTCCAACGTGCTTTCCGTTACCTGTGGCAGCTCATTAATATTGAGCAGTTGCCTCAGTTCCTGCCTGGCGATTAACACATCCGCTTCCGCCTGCTTTTTGGACACCCCGATCTCCCTGTAGGCATTTACCGCTGATAGCTGTTCGAGGTAGGAGGTTTCCCCGGTTTTATAGCGCAGCGCTGCCCGCTCGGAGAACCGCTTATACAGACTGTCCTGGCTGCCCAGTTGCCGTAACTTATTTTGCGCATACCGAAGCTGGTAGTAAGCCAGTGTGACTTGCTTCACGAGTTCCCTTTCCGTAAGGGCCTTCGCTTTTTCGCTCAGGGCGGTTTGCGCTTTCAGCACCCTGCCCTGTGCGCTGTAAACGGTCGGGAAAGCAAAGCTCTGCGTGATGCCTAAGCTGTTATCAATGTTGCCGCCCGAAGTAGGGTCTTGCGTCAGCGTGATGTCCGTTTTGGCGGGATCAAAGGCTGTACCCTGCAAAGCCCTGTTCTGGCTTATTTCGAGGGTTGACCTCCTTAGGTTCGGGTTATTCCGGATAGCAGTTTGGATACTTTCCATTAAAGTAAGCGGCTTAGTATCCTGCGCCTGTATAGTCTGTGTAGCAAACAAGCTGCCTGCCAGCAGCACGAAGATGGTTACTATTTTGGGTGACAATGGCATAGCCTTATCCGGTTTCGGTGGATGGTTTTTTGTAAAAAGAATATAAAGTACGGGCAGTACCAGTAACGTGAGCAACGTGGCGGAGATCAGCCCGCCGATCACTACGGTTGCCAGTGGTCTTTGTACCTCGGCACCGGCTGTAGTAGATATCGCCATCGGCAAAAAGCCGAGCGAAGCAACTGATGCCGTCATGATGACCGGCCTTAACCTAACCTGTGTACCTTTTTTGACACGTTCCACGATATCCGAAATGCCTTCGGCCTGGAGCTGGTTAAAATACCCGATCAGTACGATACCATTAAGTACGGCAACACCGAAGAGTGCGATGAAGCCAACGCCTGCACTGATACTGAATGGCATACCTCTGAGGTATAAAGCCGCTACGCCGCCCACCGCCGATAACGGCACCGCAGAGAAGATCAGGAGCGTTTCGCGGATTGAACGGAACGTAAAAAACAGCAGAATGAGGATCAGCAGCAGTGCTACCGGAACAGCAATTCCCAAACGGCCTTTCGCTTCCTGAAGGTTTTGAAACTGACCGCCATAGGTCGTATAATATCCGGCAGGCATTTTCAGTTTCTGGCTCAATAGCTGCTGAATTTCCTTAACCGTACTTTCTACGTCACGGCCTCTCACGTTAAAGCCAACATAGATCCTGCGCTTACCATCCTCGCGGCTAATCTGCGAAGGAGCATCTTCAATTTGGATCGAGGCCACCTGGCTCAGCGGCACTTTACTGCCGCTTGGCAGCGGAATGTACAGGTTTTCGATATTGGTGATATCGGCCCGCAGTTCCCGGCTCAGACGAAGCACGATCTCAAAGCGCTTTTCGCCCTCGAACACCACGCCAGCCACACGGCCTGCAAAAGCAGTGCTTAACGCGGTATTGACATCCTCGATATTCAGCCCGTACTGGGCTATCTTATGGCGGTCGTAGGTAACAGCAACCTGCGGCAGCCCGCTAACCTTTTCGACGATCGGTTCACTGACGCCTTTGACGCTGGTGATCAGTTTGGCTGTTTTATCCGCTTGTGCAGAGAGCACGTCCAGATCATCCCCGAAGATCTTGATGGCCACATCCTGACGGATACCGGTCATCAGTTCGTTAAAGCGCATCTGCATAGGCTGGGTGACTTCCACATTGATACCGGGAATGTTTTTTAAGGTCTGCTCGATCTTTTCCATCATTTCCGTGCGGTCACCTGCCGAAGTCCACTCGTCTTTGGGTTTCATTGAAAGCATCATATCCCCGCGCTCAAACGGCATCGGGTCAGTGGGTACTTCGGCGCTGCCGATGCGCGTTACGGCTTGTTTGATCTCCGGGTACTTGCTTTTCAATAGCTTTTCCGCTTTGCTGAAAGTTTCCACCACCTGGCTGAGCGAAGTTCCCTGCATCATAGCGATCTCTACCGTTAGGTCACCCTCTTCCAGCGTAGGGATAAACTCACCACCCATCTTAGCGAACGCCCAGAAGGCAACGGCTAACAATACGGCAGAAAGAAAGACAGTGAGCTTCCTGGCTTTCAAAACCGCATTCAGCGCCGGGGTATAAACGCGGTGCAATGCGTCGATAATACGGTCTGAAATATTTCGCTTGTGACGTGTTTTCTTGCTCAAAAACAAAGCACTGGCCATCGGTACATAGGTCAAAGACAGAATAAAAGCACCCAAAATGGCGAAGGCTACCGTTTCCGCCATGGGCCGGAACATCTTGCCTTCGATACCCACCAGCGCAAACAGCGGCAGGTAAACGATCAGGATGATAATTTCACCGAAAGCAGCACTGTGACGGATCTGCGAGGCGGCCTCGTAAACTTCGCCATCCATTTCTTTTTGATTCAATGCCTCAACGCCCCGGAAGCGGTTAGATTCAGTAATCCGGTGAACGATCGCTTCCACGATGATGACGGCCCCGTCGACGATCAGCCCGAAGTCAATTGCACCCAGGCTCATCAGGTTGCCGGAAACGCCAAAAAGGTACATCATGGTAACAGCGAACAACATTGCCAATGGTATCACCGACGCCACAACCAACCCTGCACGTAGATTCCCTAAGAGCAACACAAGGATAAACACAACGATCAGTCCTCCTTCAATCAGGTTGCGTTCGACGGTGCCGATAGCCCTGCCGACCAGCTCGGTACGGTCAATAAAAGGTTCAATGACCACGCCTTCAGGCAAGGACTTTTGCACCTGTGCCATACGCTCTTTGACACGCTTAATGACCTCGTTGAAGTTTTCGCCTTTCAGCATGAGGGCAACGCCTGCTACGACTTCACCCTGCCCGTTACGCGTTACGGCTCCATAACGGTTCGCGCTGCCGAACTGCACTTTGGCGATATCGCCGATCACCACCGGGGCGTCCTCGCGGTTCTTGACCACGATATGTTCAATATCGTCCAGGGATTTGACCTGTCCCAATCCTCTGATAAAATAAGCACTGCTGCGCTGCTCGATGTAGGAGCCGCCAGTATTCTGGTTGTTTTTTTCCAGTGCCGTGTAGATATCGCTAATGGTAATATCCAGGCTGTTCAGCCGTTCATTATCAATGGCAATTTCGTACTGCTTGACATAGCCGCCCCAGCCGCTGATCTCGGCGATCCCCGGTGTTCCTGCCAGTTGCCTTCGGACGATCCAGTCCTGCATCATGCGTAAATCAGTTGCGGAGTACTTGCCTTCATAGCCTGGTTTAGTATGAATGACGTACTGATAGATCTCGCCGAGGCCGGTAGTGATCGGTGCTAACGTGGGTTCACCTGTATCTTTAGGAATTTGGCTCTCAGCTTCTTTTAACCCCTCGCTGATCTGCTGACGTGCCCAATAGATGTCGGCATTATCTTCAAATACGACGGTGATCACCGACAAGCCGGAACGAGAAATAGACCGCTTTTCAATGACTTTTGGTACATTGGCGATAGCCAGTTCGATGGGCGCCGTGATATATTGCTCCACTTCCTGAGCACCCAGGGTGGGTGCCTGTGTGATGATCTGTACCTGATTATTAGTGATGTCAGGCTGCGCATCAATAGGTAACCGGCTTAGTGAAAAAACGCCTGCGGCTACCAGTAATATTATAAAAGCTCCTATGACCAGCTTATTGCCGATCGAGAACGCAATGATTTTATCAAACATGGATTATTAGATTAATACGAACGAGCCTTTACAGCATAGCATGGTTGCTAACCGTAACGGAGTAAATAAATAAGATTCGTATTAAGCTATTTGAGGCGGCTGCCAGACAGATACGCTCTGCGTAAGTAAGGCAGGGACATCAGG
This Mucilaginibacter defluvii DNA region includes the following protein-coding sequences:
- a CDS encoding CusA/CzcA family heavy metal efflux RND transporter — encoded protein: MFDKIIAFSIGNKLVIGAFIILLVAAGVFSLSRLPIDAQPDITNNQVQIITQAPTLGAQEVEQYITAPIELAIANVPKVIEKRSISRSGLSVITVVFEDNADIYWARQQISEGLKEAESQIPKDTGEPTLAPITTGLGEIYQYVIHTKPGYEGKYSATDLRMMQDWIVRRQLAGTPGIAEISGWGGYVKQYEIAIDNERLNSLDITISDIYTALEKNNQNTGGSYIEQRSSAYFIRGLGQVKSLDDIEHIVVKNREDAPVVIGDIAKVQFGSANRYGAVTRNGQGEVVAGVALMLKGENFNEVIKRVKERMAQVQKSLPEGVVIEPFIDRTELVGRAIGTVERNLIEGGLIVVFILVLLLGNLRAGLVVASVIPLAMLFAVTMMYLFGVSGNLMSLGAIDFGLIVDGAVIIVEAIVHRITESNRFRGVEALNQKEMDGEVYEAASQIRHSAAFGEIIILIVYLPLFALVGIEGKMFRPMAETVAFAILGAFILSLTYVPMASALFLSKKTRHKRNISDRIIDALHRVYTPALNAVLKARKLTVFLSAVLLAVAFWAFAKMGGEFIPTLEEGDLTVEIAMMQGTSLSQVVETFSKAEKLLKSKYPEIKQAVTRIGSAEVPTDPMPFERGDMMLSMKPKDEWTSAGDRTEMMEKIEQTLKNIPGINVEVTQPMQMRFNELMTGIRQDVAIKIFGDDLDVLSAQADKTAKLITSVKGVSEPIVEKVSGLPQVAVTYDRHKIAQYGLNIEDVNTALSTAFAGRVAGVVFEGEKRFEIVLRLSRELRADITNIENLYIPLPSGSKVPLSQVASIQIEDAPSQISREDGKRRIYVGFNVRGRDVESTVKEIQQLLSQKLKMPAGYYTTYGGQFQNLQEAKGRLGIAVPVALLLILILLFFTFRSIRETLLIFSAVPLSAVGGVAALYLRGMPFSISAGVGFIALFGVAVLNGIVLIGYFNQLQAEGISDIVERVKKGTQVRLRPVIMTASVASLGFLPMAISTTAGAEVQRPLATVVIGGLISATLLTLLVLPVLYILFTKNHPPKPDKAMPLSPKIVTIFVLLAGSLFATQTIQAQDTKPLTLMESIQTAIRNNPNLRRSTLEISQNRALQGTAFDPAKTDITLTQDPTSGGNIDNSLGITQSFAFPTVYSAQGRVLKAQTALSEKAKALTERELVKQVTLAYYQLRYAQNKLRQLGSQDSLYKRFSERAALRYKTGETSYLEQLSAVNAYREIGVSKKQAEADVLIARQELRQLLNINELPQVTESTLEKLRFAPQDSLSTDGHPQLAYYQQRSTLADAQLQAEKSKYLPDLTLGYRQQLLVGAFNPAGINRNYFPGTRIGGFEIGVAVPLFFGAQKSRVKAAQVGQQIAQAEQQNATLVLTKQYSQGLQQLAKFDEALRYYEEAGLKQAAEQIRIAQFAYSKGEIGYVEFIQNMTQAMNTRLSYLSALRDYNQAVIELNYLTSSEKL
- a CDS encoding efflux RND transporter periplasmic adaptor subunit — its product is MNTLIIKKFQLGLAAMFAALLMFTSCSQQPKTGDNEEAKSEKPKAAPEGVTLTQSQLDAVGIRLGSIEQKNLKSVVKASGQLEVPPQNKAEVTLLMGGVVNQVFVLEGQHVSKGQKLATIENNQLIQLQQDYMAALSSLSYAAKEYERQRELNEANAGTGKIYQQSQTALQNEQAKVSALSRQLRQVGVSPESAAHGRFITQIPVYAPISGTIGKIVIQTGSYAEPARPLMNIIDNSKVHCDLVVYEKDLFKVKAGQQVSFILTNQNNREITGKIYGVNQSFENESKAIIAHAVIEQAAKNNLIQGMYVSALIDVGKQEATAVPTEAVIKTGGKEYIYYLVRVAERSGAKEKSETDEEDTSGKSYVFEKAEVVTGVSDLGYTEIRLVKALPKDIKIVTKGAFYILSSENATGDEEE